In Candidatus Palauibacter australiensis, a single window of DNA contains:
- a CDS encoding MBL fold metallo-hydrolase translates to GDALIHFTGSNVLHMGDDYFSGLFPFVDIDSGGSVEGLLKAVSQVLDNVPADIHIIPGHGPLSTVDDLRTYHRMITETIAMVRGKIDAGMSSEEIQSEGVAEEWADWSWQFISTERWLDTVYRSLSGAAGAENVEHGHAHGHH, encoded by the coding sequence CGGGGACGCCCTCATCCACTTCACGGGCTCGAACGTCCTCCACATGGGAGACGACTACTTCTCCGGCCTCTTCCCCTTCGTCGACATCGACAGCGGCGGGAGTGTGGAAGGACTCCTGAAGGCGGTCTCGCAGGTGCTGGACAACGTACCGGCCGACATCCACATCATTCCCGGACACGGTCCGCTCTCCACCGTGGACGACCTGCGGACGTACCACCGCATGATCACCGAGACGATCGCGATGGTCCGCGGCAAGATCGACGCGGGGATGAGCAGCGAAGAGATCCAGAGCGAGGGCGTCGCCGAGGAGTGGGCGGACTGGAGTTGGCAGTTCATCTCGACGGAACGCTGGCTCGACACCGTGTACCGGAGCCTCTCCGGCGCGGCGGGCGCCGAGAATGTCGAGCACGGTCACGCCCACGGCCACCACTAG
- a CDS encoding 2-oxoglutarate dehydrogenase E1 component, with the protein MSDDGNRPAADRGWIADGYNAGYAEGLVERTLRDQGVIPPPLAGWDPSAGVVVEAPRPPAPTPAEAVVKALPTLAPTPAEAEVVATEDLRLAAIAGALVEDYRAYGHLGARIDPLGSEPPRHPVLEPEYHGIRREELARVPASAVWLKHLGDNAAEVVDRLEEIYCGPIGYELDQMENPAQRDWLVDYIESHRHRLLMSRVRAKACLEWLTRVEGLETFLHRTYLGKKRFSVEGLDMLVPMMRGIIGSAGRRGARQVFVGMAHRGRLNVLAHVMGLSYESIVAEFEEQAARGIMTALPEHGSGDVKYHVGGRSQVAEDDVQLDVRLAPNPSHLEHVNPVVLGMARAARFSGEAFDSSAILPILIHGDASFAGQGVVAETLNLCRLHAYETGGTIHIITNNQLGFTTLPGDSRSTRYASDLALGFRLPVVHVNADDPEACMAAVRLAVDYRFEFGEDLVIDLVGYRRYGHNEGDEPSYTQPMMYERIDSHPRVRAQFAEVVIERGLLSREETDAMVADVDAELEAARGAIAAHKEADAQTGAAPDPKRLLDPAEPARPTGIPEARLRDLNEAIHRWPDDFKPFHKLGRQLERRRAALDEGIDWGHAESLALAGLLTEGVPVRLTGEDTERGTFSHRHLVLHDAEDGRPHTPMAHLEDGQAAFRIANSPLSEIATLGFEYGFSTIAANALVMWEAQFGDFANVGQAILDQFIVSGRTKWGLESRLVLLLPHGYEGQGPEHSSARLERFLQLAAEGNIRVVNCTTPAQYFHALRWQALRATCRPLIVMTPKSLLRHPRARSSIGDLTGSAFRPVLPDPDFRADPSRVSRVIVCSGKVYFDLLAKAPPAHDIPILRVEQPYPFPAEELAAALAPYPREAEICWVQEEPENMGGWTFMRPHLRELIGREPVYIGRPERASPAEGYFGKHVRRQRRLLRAALSLD; encoded by the coding sequence ATGAGCGACGACGGAAACCGCCCCGCCGCCGACCGCGGCTGGATCGCGGACGGCTACAACGCGGGATACGCAGAGGGGCTGGTCGAACGGACGCTGCGCGACCAGGGCGTGATTCCACCGCCGCTTGCGGGTTGGGATCCATCGGCCGGAGTGGTCGTCGAAGCGCCTCGCCCACCCGCACCCACGCCCGCCGAGGCGGTCGTCAAAGCGCTTCCCACGCTCGCACCCACGCCTGCCGAGGCGGAGGTCGTGGCCACGGAGGACCTTCGGCTCGCCGCTATCGCCGGCGCGCTCGTCGAGGACTACCGCGCCTACGGCCACCTGGGGGCGCGCATCGATCCGCTCGGCTCCGAGCCTCCCAGGCACCCGGTGCTTGAACCGGAGTATCACGGCATCCGCCGCGAAGAACTCGCGCGCGTGCCCGCTTCCGCCGTCTGGCTCAAGCACCTCGGCGACAACGCGGCCGAAGTCGTGGACCGCCTCGAGGAAATCTACTGCGGCCCGATCGGCTACGAACTCGACCAGATGGAGAACCCGGCCCAGCGAGACTGGCTCGTGGACTACATCGAATCGCACCGCCACCGGCTCCTCATGAGCCGGGTGCGGGCGAAGGCGTGCCTCGAGTGGCTGACCCGCGTGGAGGGGCTCGAGACCTTCCTGCACCGCACCTACCTCGGGAAGAAGCGGTTCTCCGTCGAGGGACTCGACATGCTCGTGCCCATGATGCGGGGGATCATCGGAAGCGCGGGGCGGCGCGGGGCGCGGCAGGTGTTCGTGGGAATGGCGCACCGCGGGCGGCTGAACGTGCTGGCCCACGTCATGGGGCTGTCCTACGAGTCGATCGTGGCCGAATTCGAGGAACAGGCCGCGCGCGGCATCATGACCGCGCTCCCGGAGCACGGATCCGGCGACGTCAAGTACCACGTCGGAGGCCGGTCGCAGGTCGCGGAGGACGACGTCCAACTGGACGTGCGGCTCGCCCCCAACCCGAGCCACCTCGAGCACGTGAACCCCGTCGTCCTCGGCATGGCCCGGGCCGCGCGCTTCAGCGGCGAAGCCTTCGACTCATCCGCCATCCTCCCCATCCTCATCCACGGCGACGCCTCCTTCGCAGGGCAGGGCGTCGTGGCGGAGACGCTGAACCTGTGCCGGCTGCACGCTTACGAGACAGGCGGCACGATTCACATCATCACGAACAACCAGTTGGGCTTCACCACCCTGCCCGGCGACAGCCGCTCGACCCGGTACGCGAGCGACCTCGCGCTGGGCTTCCGGCTCCCCGTCGTGCACGTGAACGCGGACGACCCCGAGGCGTGCATGGCCGCGGTGCGCCTCGCCGTCGACTACCGGTTCGAGTTCGGGGAGGACCTGGTCATCGACCTCGTGGGCTACCGGCGCTACGGGCACAACGAAGGGGACGAACCCTCGTACACGCAGCCCATGATGTACGAGCGGATCGACTCGCACCCGCGGGTCCGCGCACAGTTCGCGGAAGTCGTTATCGAGCGGGGGCTTCTCTCCCGTGAAGAGACCGACGCCATGGTCGCGGACGTGGATGCGGAACTCGAGGCGGCCAGGGGAGCGATCGCCGCGCACAAGGAAGCGGACGCGCAGACGGGAGCGGCCCCGGACCCGAAGCGTCTGCTGGACCCGGCGGAGCCGGCGCGGCCGACCGGCATTCCGGAGGCGCGGCTGCGGGACCTCAACGAGGCGATTCACCGCTGGCCGGACGACTTCAAGCCCTTCCACAAGCTCGGGCGACAGCTCGAACGGCGTCGCGCCGCGCTGGACGAGGGGATCGACTGGGGGCACGCCGAGTCGCTCGCGCTGGCGGGCCTGCTCACGGAGGGCGTCCCGGTGCGCCTCACCGGCGAGGACACCGAGCGCGGCACGTTCAGCCACCGCCACCTCGTGCTGCACGACGCGGAGGACGGACGTCCCCACACACCCATGGCCCACCTGGAGGACGGACAGGCGGCGTTCCGCATCGCGAACAGCCCCCTGTCCGAGATCGCCACCCTCGGCTTCGAGTACGGCTTCTCGACGATCGCCGCCAACGCCCTCGTCATGTGGGAGGCCCAGTTCGGCGATTTCGCCAACGTGGGACAGGCGATCCTCGACCAGTTCATCGTCTCGGGCCGCACGAAGTGGGGCCTGGAGTCGCGGCTCGTCCTGCTCCTTCCGCATGGCTACGAGGGCCAGGGCCCGGAGCACTCGAGCGCCCGGCTGGAGCGTTTTCTGCAACTCGCCGCCGAAGGCAACATCCGCGTCGTGAACTGCACGACGCCCGCGCAGTACTTCCACGCGCTACGCTGGCAGGCGCTGCGCGCGACGTGCCGCCCCCTGATCGTGATGACGCCGAAGAGCCTGCTACGCCACCCGCGTGCCCGCTCCTCGATCGGCGACCTCACCGGAAGCGCCTTCCGCCCCGTGCTCCCGGACCCCGACTTCCGCGCCGACCCGTCCCGCGTGAGCCGGGTCATCGTGTGCAGCGGAAAGGTCTACTTCGACCTGCTGGCGAAAGCTCCCCCCGCGCACGACATCCCGATCCTGCGCGTCGAACAGCCCTACCCGTTCCCGGCGGAGGAACTGGCTGCGGCCCTGGCCCCCTATCCCCGCGAGGCGGAGATCTGCTGGGTACAGGAAGAACCGGAAAACATGGGCGGCTGGACGTTCATGCGGCCGCACCTGCGAGAACTCATCGGCCGCGAGCCCGTCTACATCGGTCGCCCCGAGCGCGCGAGTCCCGCGGAGGGCTACTTCGGCAAACACGTTCGCCGCCAGCGCCGCCTGCTCCGCGCCGCCCTGAGCCTGGACTGA